The proteins below are encoded in one region of Metabacillus dongyingensis:
- the argH gene encoding argininosuccinate lyase, whose protein sequence is MKKLWGGRFQKTPEKWVDEFGASISFDKELVLEDLQGSLAHVHMLGQCGIIEPAEAEQIKTGLLLLKEKAENGELQFSVDYEDIHLNIEKLLIDEIGPVGGKLHTGRSRNDQVATDMHLYLKNHVKEITQLINEFQQTLLEKAKENVETILPGYTHLQRAQPISFAHHLLAYFWMLERDKQRFDESLKRINISPLGCGALAGTTFPIDRYLTAELLEFEGIYENSLDGVSDRDFIIEFLSNSSLMMMHLSRLCEELILWCSQEFQFVELDDTYATGSSMMPQKKNPDMAELIRGKTGRVYGHLFALLTTLKGLPLAYNKDMQEDKEGMFDTVRTVEGSLQIFIGMIGTLKVKKEKMKKATTEDFSNATELADYLAKKGMPFREAHEVVGKLVYTCIEKGIYLKDLSLEEYQDASSLFSSDIFETIDPYTAVAKRISDGGTGFSKVNEAIAKAENALL, encoded by the coding sequence ATGAAAAAACTGTGGGGTGGCCGCTTTCAAAAAACACCTGAAAAATGGGTGGATGAATTTGGAGCTTCCATTTCATTCGATAAAGAACTCGTTCTAGAAGATCTTCAGGGAAGTCTTGCGCACGTTCATATGCTCGGACAATGCGGGATCATCGAACCTGCTGAAGCAGAGCAAATAAAGACAGGACTTCTACTCTTAAAAGAAAAGGCAGAAAACGGAGAACTCCAGTTTTCTGTTGATTATGAAGACATACATTTAAATATTGAAAAGCTGCTCATTGATGAAATCGGCCCTGTCGGAGGGAAACTGCATACCGGCAGAAGCCGAAACGATCAAGTTGCTACCGACATGCACCTTTATTTGAAAAATCATGTAAAGGAAATTACTCAGCTGATTAATGAATTTCAGCAAACGCTTTTAGAAAAGGCAAAAGAAAATGTAGAAACGATTTTACCGGGATATACTCATCTTCAGCGTGCACAGCCGATCTCGTTTGCTCATCACCTCTTAGCCTATTTCTGGATGCTTGAGCGGGATAAACAGCGCTTTGATGAATCCTTAAAGCGAATAAATATTTCGCCTCTCGGCTGCGGGGCGCTTGCAGGGACAACGTTTCCGATTGATCGTTACTTAACTGCTGAACTGCTTGAGTTCGAAGGGATTTATGAAAACAGCCTTGACGGAGTAAGCGACCGCGATTTTATCATTGAATTTCTAAGCAACAGTTCCCTGATGATGATGCACTTATCTCGCTTATGCGAAGAACTGATTTTATGGTGCAGCCAGGAATTTCAGTTTGTAGAGCTTGATGATACTTACGCAACGGGAAGCTCAATGATGCCGCAGAAGAAAAACCCGGACATGGCTGAATTAATCCGAGGTAAAACGGGACGGGTTTATGGCCATTTGTTTGCTTTGCTGACGACTTTGAAAGGATTGCCGCTCGCATATAACAAGGATATGCAGGAGGATAAAGAGGGAATGTTTGATACAGTCCGCACAGTAGAAGGAAGTCTGCAAATATTTATTGGCATGATCGGAACGCTGAAAGTGAAAAAAGAGAAAATGAAGAAAGCTACAACAGAAGACTTTTCAAATGCGACGGAGCTTGCTGATTATCTTGCGAAAAAAGGCATGCCTTTCAGAGAAGCACACGAAGTAGTTGGGAAACTTGTTTATACTTGCATTGAAAAAGGCATTTATTTAAAAGATCTTTCACTCGAAGAATATCAGGATGCATCTTCTTTATTTTCTTCAGATATATTCGAAACAATCGATCCATATACTGCTGTTGCAAAAAGAATCAGTGATGGCGGTACCGGTTTTTCAAAGGTTAATGAAGCGATAGCTAAAGCTGAAAATGCATTACTGTGA
- a CDS encoding YtrH family sporulation protein, producing MEVKEAFIPAFINSYFIALGVILGGSIIGGVGAYLAGEPPLSTIYSLANRLKIWALVAAIGGTFDTFYSFERGFFEGETRDVIKQILLIISAMGGAQTGWLLISWLTQEQPQ from the coding sequence ATGGAGGTTAAAGAAGCTTTTATACCAGCCTTTATTAATAGTTATTTTATAGCGCTCGGAGTAATCTTAGGCGGTTCAATCATCGGCGGCGTAGGAGCATACTTAGCCGGAGAGCCTCCTCTGTCAACGATTTACAGCCTTGCAAACAGATTGAAAATTTGGGCGCTTGTCGCTGCAATCGGCGGTACGTTTGATACGTTTTACAGCTTTGAAAGAGGATTTTTCGAAGGTGAAACACGGGATGTCATCAAGCAGATTCTGCTTATTATATCAGCAATGGGCGGGGCACAGACTGGCTGGCTTCTTATTTCATGGCTGACACAGGAGCAGCCTCAATGA
- a CDS encoding YjcZ family sporulation protein, with the protein MSDYGRRDNNFALIVVLFILLIIVGASFFNSY; encoded by the coding sequence ATGAGTGATTATGGCAGAAGAGACAACAATTTTGCGTTAATCGTTGTGTTGTTTATTTTATTGATTATTGTAGGCGCTTCATTCTTTAATAGCTACTAA
- a CDS encoding NTTRR-F1 domain: MTIENKISNGGFEISTFSPWIYTNATITSEFCHSGSFTARLSGGSVNSYLIHFVEVNPPERFEFLVSLAKVGTNPSPPLSLSVAYYNASFVFLGYGLIINIPANQLPNVAMETWLELNQTTSPIPLGTTQALVLINKLPLAGSADVVVDDVSFLTIDSVIELMRTTASDNLSSGSLQNNGINIVNFFFQ; the protein is encoded by the coding sequence GTGACAATTGAAAATAAAATATCAAATGGCGGATTTGAAATAAGTACATTCTCACCTTGGATTTATACAAATGCAACTATTACGAGTGAATTTTGCCATAGTGGTTCTTTTACAGCACGGCTATCTGGTGGAAGTGTAAATAGCTATCTCATTCATTTTGTTGAAGTAAATCCTCCCGAGAGATTTGAATTTCTGGTTTCATTAGCAAAAGTAGGAACCAATCCAAGCCCGCCGCTATCATTATCGGTAGCTTACTATAATGCATCTTTTGTGTTTTTAGGATATGGCTTAATTATTAATATTCCAGCTAATCAATTACCCAACGTTGCCATGGAAACATGGTTAGAATTAAATCAAACAACTTCCCCAATCCCACTTGGAACTACACAAGCTCTAGTTTTAATTAACAAGCTACCCCTGGCTGGTTCAGCTGATGTAGTCGTGGATGACGTATCTTTTCTAACAATAGACAGCGTTATTGAACTAATGCGTACTACTGCTAGTGATAATTTGTCCTCTGGTTCTCTGCAAAATAATGGAATTAATATTGTAAATTTCTTTTTCCAATAA
- the ytrI gene encoding sporulation membrane protein YtrI, which translates to MRIPPLYKRPSWQRLFAGMVLGAVVSWCIFLFIYGEWQEELITKIEDQAYTIEELKKTNISYKEEIETLNKINQEKLRVQNIHVTLINGERYQFTSLMTYMIQDHVKEDISDVIAKDLESVYKSRKLMKKAIENKVYKIDDKQYKVEIEEMFIYTTLFIELKVAFAK; encoded by the coding sequence ATGAGAATACCGCCTTTATACAAAAGACCTTCCTGGCAGCGACTTTTCGCAGGAATGGTTCTCGGCGCCGTCGTCAGCTGGTGTATCTTTCTCTTTATTTACGGGGAATGGCAGGAAGAGCTTATTACCAAGATTGAAGATCAGGCATATACAATTGAGGAATTAAAAAAAACAAATATAAGCTATAAAGAAGAAATTGAGACTCTTAATAAAATAAATCAGGAAAAACTGAGGGTCCAAAACATCCATGTGACACTGATCAATGGGGAAAGGTATCAATTCACGTCACTTATGACCTATATGATCCAAGATCATGTAAAAGAGGATATTTCTGACGTCATTGCAAAGGATTTGGAAAGTGTTTATAAAAGCCGGAAGCTGATGAAAAAAGCCATTGAAAATAAGGTATATAAAATTGATGACAAGCAGTATAAGGTAGAAATTGAGGAAATGTTCATATACACCACTCTTTTCATTGAGCTTAAAGTAGCATTCGCAAAGTAG
- the ald gene encoding alanine dehydrogenase, translating into MKIGIPKEIKNNENRVAMTPAGVIPLIQAGHEVYIEQNAGEGSGFPDHQYIEAGARIVASPEEAWAMDMVMKVKEPLPSEYQHFREGLILFTYLHLAAESDLTRALIDRKVVGIAYETVQLPNRSLPLLTPMSEVAGRMASQIGAQFLEKPKGGMGILLSGVPGVKRGKVAIIGGGVAGTNAAKIAVGLGADVTMLDVNPDRLRQLDDIFGKEITTLMSNPFNISYAVSQSDLVIGAVLIPGARAPKLVSEEMVQSMTAGSVIVDIAIDQGGIFATTDRITTHDNPTYVKHGVLHYAVANMPGAVPRTSTIALTNVTVPYAVQIANKGYKKACLENESLLKGLNTLNGFVTYEAVAESHGLAYSDAKALLGE; encoded by the coding sequence ATGAAAATCGGCATACCTAAAGAAATTAAAAATAATGAGAACCGTGTGGCAATGACCCCTGCTGGCGTCATCCCCCTTATTCAGGCGGGTCATGAGGTTTATATTGAGCAAAACGCAGGGGAAGGATCTGGTTTTCCTGATCATCAGTATATTGAAGCAGGTGCAAGAATTGTAGCTTCACCAGAAGAAGCATGGGCGATGGACATGGTTATGAAGGTGAAGGAGCCCCTTCCCTCTGAATACCAGCATTTTCGTGAGGGCTTAATTTTATTCACCTATCTGCATCTTGCTGCTGAATCAGATCTTACACGTGCACTGATTGACCGGAAGGTAGTTGGAATAGCATATGAAACCGTTCAGCTTCCAAACCGATCACTGCCTCTATTAACACCGATGAGTGAAGTGGCAGGAAGAATGGCCTCGCAAATTGGAGCCCAATTTTTAGAAAAGCCAAAAGGCGGAATGGGTATTTTATTGTCAGGAGTTCCAGGAGTGAAGCGCGGGAAAGTGGCCATTATTGGAGGCGGTGTAGCCGGAACGAACGCTGCCAAAATTGCCGTCGGACTTGGAGCCGATGTTACCATGCTCGATGTGAATCCGGATCGTCTGCGCCAGCTGGATGATATTTTTGGAAAAGAAATCACCACGCTTATGTCAAATCCCTTTAACATTAGTTATGCTGTGAGCCAATCAGATCTTGTCATTGGAGCGGTGCTGATTCCGGGGGCAAGAGCGCCAAAGCTTGTATCCGAAGAAATGGTCCAAAGTATGACGGCAGGTTCAGTCATTGTTGATATTGCCATCGATCAGGGCGGTATTTTTGCTACTACAGACAGAATTACAACTCATGACAATCCTACGTATGTAAAGCATGGCGTCCTTCACTATGCTGTGGCCAATATGCCTGGAGCGGTACCGAGAACATCAACGATTGCCCTTACAAATGTAACTGTTCCTTATGCCGTGCAAATTGCGAATAAAGGGTATAAAAAAGCTTGCTTGGAGAATGAATCGCTTTTAAAAGGCCTCAATACATTAAATGGGTTTGTAACTTATGAAGCTGTTGCGGAATCTCATGGATTAGCCTATTCAGATGCAAAAGCACTGCTGGGCGAATAA
- a CDS encoding NTTRR-F1 domain — translation MSIENRIINGGFETSSFPPWSAFNATISTQFSHSGFYSARLLGGSVNSYIFQYVEANPAERFEFLVSLAKAGTLSGPPITLSVAYYNASFSFLGYGLITNIPSSRLPNVEDETWLEVYETTSPAPLGTTQALVLINKLPQAGSADVIVDDVALLTIESVTGPTGATGATGATGATGATGATGATGATGATGATGATGATGATGATGATGPGTPPGFIQVFKIGAPLTVPSGAPVTFDSVNPTITGANFTFGGTFVTINTPGRYRIDYEVTLSLSQNGAYAIFRSDTGQALASNYGTTSAAGQSNQVIGFTIINVTSPINVSLVNIGGSLDSLINTIDSRPVLAASLLIQRIG, via the coding sequence TTGTCAATTGAAAACAGAATAATAAACGGTGGATTTGAGACAAGCTCATTTCCTCCATGGTCTGCATTCAATGCTACTATATCGACTCAATTTTCTCATAGTGGTTTTTATTCAGCACGTTTATTAGGTGGAAGTGTAAATTCCTATATCTTTCAATACGTAGAAGCAAATCCTGCCGAAAGATTTGAATTTCTAGTTTCATTAGCAAAAGCAGGAACCCTCTCAGGTCCTCCCATAACATTATCAGTAGCTTACTATAATGCATCTTTTTCGTTTTTAGGATACGGCTTAATTACAAATATCCCTTCTAGCCGCTTACCTAACGTTGAGGATGAAACTTGGTTAGAAGTATATGAAACAACATCCCCAGCTCCACTTGGAACGACACAAGCTTTAGTTTTAATTAACAAATTGCCACAAGCTGGATCTGCTGATGTAATAGTAGATGATGTAGCTCTTCTAACAATAGAAAGTGTTACTGGACCGACAGGGGCTACTGGGGCTACCGGGGCTACTGGAGCAACCGGGGCTACTGGCGCTACTGGCGCTACCGGGGCTACTGGGGCTACTGGCGCTACTGGCGCTACTGGCGCTACTGGCGCTACTGGCGCTACTGGGGCTACTGGACCAGGAACACCGCCAGGATTTATACAGGTATTTAAAATCGGTGCACCTCTAACAGTACCATCAGGAGCACCTGTAACTTTCGATAGCGTTAACCCTACAATCACAGGAGCAAATTTCACCTTTGGTGGTACTTTTGTTACTATCAACACACCTGGCCGATATCGTATAGACTACGAAGTGACGCTATCTTTGAGCCAAAACGGTGCATATGCAATTTTCCGCAGTGATACGGGTCAAGCACTTGCTTCAAACTACGGAACAACTAGTGCTGCTGGTCAGAGTAATCAAGTTATTGGCTTTACTATTATTAATGTCACTTCACCTATTAATGTTTCATTAGTAAATATTGGAGGAAGTCTCGATTCCTTGATCAATACTATTGATTCTCGTCCAGTATTAGCTGCCTCTCTACTAATTCAAAGAATTGGTTAA
- a CDS encoding SDR family oxidoreductase → MRHAIITAGSKGLGRKVTELFLNKGYSVTINYRSDESAAAQLKKQYAHLEDRMLFIKGDVTKKEDLLYLVDEAFKKFGRIDCLINNAGPYIFERKKLADYLDEEWHEMIDGNLTAVFHLLKKVIPIMRKQQYGRIITYGFQGADSSSGWLHRSAFSAAKTGLASLTKTIAIEEAEYGITANMICPGNITGEMKEATISQAREIRDPETPIGRSGTGEDIGRLIAFLCSENSDMITGAVIEATGAVNVLNRRP, encoded by the coding sequence TTGAGACATGCCATCATAACAGCTGGTTCAAAAGGTTTAGGAAGAAAAGTGACGGAGCTGTTCCTGAATAAAGGCTACTCAGTCACAATTAATTACCGCAGTGATGAATCTGCCGCTGCGCAGCTAAAGAAACAATATGCACATCTTGAAGACCGCATGCTCTTTATTAAAGGGGACGTAACAAAAAAGGAAGACCTGCTTTATTTAGTTGATGAGGCATTCAAAAAGTTTGGCCGCATCGACTGTTTAATAAATAATGCCGGCCCTTACATATTTGAAAGAAAAAAACTGGCTGATTATCTGGATGAGGAATGGCATGAAATGATAGACGGCAATTTGACTGCTGTCTTTCATCTACTGAAAAAAGTGATTCCCATTATGCGAAAACAGCAATACGGGCGCATTATCACCTACGGATTTCAAGGAGCTGATTCATCATCCGGCTGGCTCCATCGTTCAGCCTTCAGCGCAGCAAAAACCGGGCTTGCTTCTCTAACAAAAACCATTGCCATTGAAGAAGCAGAATACGGCATTACAGCAAATATGATCTGTCCTGGAAATATCACAGGAGAGATGAAAGAAGCGACTATTTCTCAGGCAAGAGAGATACGAGATCCGGAGACGCCGATTGGCAGATCCGGTACGGGAGAAGATATTGGAAGACTGATTGCGTTTTTATGCAGTGAAAATTCAGATATGATAACAGGAGCCGTCATTGAGGCTACCGGAGCTGTAAATGTATTGAACCGAAGACCATAA
- a CDS encoding YtpI family protein, translating to MPVFVILIIFAFSFYLFYKVKFYRTKKPMEKQWLSAKSSIALGIFVFFFGLNQLFLFHSTVSLVVGIIFMIVGLASSWAGYKAYKHYLPFAVKESKQG from the coding sequence ATGCCTGTATTCGTAATTCTGATCATCTTTGCATTTTCCTTTTATCTCTTCTATAAAGTGAAATTCTACAGAACAAAAAAACCTATGGAGAAGCAGTGGCTCTCTGCAAAATCAAGCATTGCACTTGGAATTTTCGTCTTTTTCTTTGGACTCAATCAATTATTTCTTTTTCATTCAACTGTATCATTAGTCGTTGGAATCATTTTTATGATCGTCGGACTCGCCAGCAGCTGGGCAGGATATAAAGCTTATAAACATTATTTGCCTTTTGCCGTCAAGGAATCCAAACAAGGCTGA
- a CDS encoding DHH family phosphoesterase, with translation MKSEILSAIKENQTIIIHRHVRPDPDAYGSQCGLAEIIKASFPDKKVLLAGLGEPTLEFLYKMDTVTDQDFEGALVIVCDTANQERICDQRYHTGAKLIKIDHHPNEDPYGDLLWVDTNASSVSEMIYEFYLSGKEDGLILPDKAAQLIYAGIVGDTGRFLFPSTTKKTLKYASELVEYNFAFTEIYDELYKTKVNAAKLSGYVLQNFKLSSSGAASMILTKEILDKFEVSASEASQLVGMLGNIEGLRAWVFFVEESDQIRVRLRSKGPIINELAKKYRGGGHPLASGASIYNWEEAKQVLADLEKVCQG, from the coding sequence ATGAAAAGTGAAATACTGTCAGCCATAAAAGAAAATCAAACGATCATTATTCACAGGCATGTGCGGCCTGATCCGGATGCATACGGATCACAGTGCGGATTAGCTGAAATCATTAAAGCATCATTTCCTGATAAGAAAGTTTTACTTGCGGGACTTGGGGAGCCGACTCTTGAATTTTTGTACAAAATGGACACCGTAACAGACCAGGATTTTGAGGGCGCTTTAGTGATTGTCTGTGATACAGCCAATCAGGAGCGTATTTGTGATCAGCGCTACCATACAGGCGCGAAATTAATTAAGATTGATCATCATCCTAATGAAGATCCGTATGGAGATCTATTATGGGTTGATACAAATGCAAGTTCTGTCAGTGAAATGATTTATGAATTTTATCTTTCAGGGAAAGAAGATGGACTTATTTTGCCTGATAAAGCAGCTCAGCTGATTTATGCAGGCATAGTGGGAGATACAGGCCGTTTTCTTTTTCCGAGCACAACGAAAAAAACGCTGAAATACGCAAGTGAGCTAGTCGAGTACAACTTTGCTTTCACTGAAATTTATGATGAGTTATATAAGACAAAGGTGAATGCTGCAAAGCTGAGCGGATACGTTCTGCAAAATTTCAAACTGTCATCTTCCGGTGCTGCCTCGATGATCCTGACAAAAGAAATTCTCGATAAATTTGAAGTAAGTGCTTCTGAGGCTTCACAATTGGTTGGTATGCTTGGCAATATTGAAGGTCTTCGGGCATGGGTCTTCTTTGTAGAGGAATCCGATCAAATTAGAGTACGATTAAGATCTAAAGGACCGATTATCAATGAATTGGCAAAGAAATACCGCGGCGGAGGTCACCCGCTTGCTTCCGGGGCATCGATTTATAATTGGGAAGAAGCAAAGCAGGTTCTAGCAGATCTCGAAAAGGTGTGTCAGGGTTAA
- a CDS encoding DRTGG domain-containing protein produces the protein MATKHEQILQHIDSLPIGEKISVRQIAKDMSVSEGTAYRAIKEAENKGYVSTIERVGTIRIEKKKKENIEKLTYAEVVNIVDGQVLGGRAGLHKTLNKFVIGAMKLEAMMRYTGAGNLLIVGNRTNAHQLAIEAGAAVLITGGFDTDEHVKKIADEAELPIISTSYDTFTVATMINRAIYDQLIKKEIVLVEDILTSLDKTVCLKTTDPIEEWYQNNYKTGHGRFPVIDHNLKVQGMVTSKDVMGYERHVIVEKVMTKNPITVIGKTSVASAAQMMVWEGIEVLPVVDHNNRLEGMISRQDVLQALQMIQRQPQIGEKLDDIVTNQFVVIAEDAKKANVYRFQVSPQMTNHLGTISYGVFTTVVTEATNRYLRTQKKGEIVVENITIYFMKPVQMDSMLEVHPKILEVGRKFGKIDVEVFSNGVVVGKAMMMVQLIERS, from the coding sequence TTGGCAACGAAGCATGAACAAATACTGCAGCATATTGATTCCCTCCCAATCGGAGAAAAAATCTCGGTCCGTCAGATTGCAAAAGATATGAGCGTGAGCGAGGGTACAGCTTATCGTGCGATAAAAGAAGCAGAAAACAAAGGGTATGTCAGCACGATAGAGCGGGTGGGAACAATACGGATTGAAAAAAAGAAAAAAGAAAACATCGAAAAACTCACTTATGCTGAGGTTGTAAATATCGTTGATGGACAAGTACTGGGAGGCCGTGCGGGACTTCATAAAACGCTGAATAAGTTTGTCATCGGCGCAATGAAACTAGAAGCAATGATGCGTTATACAGGCGCCGGCAACCTGCTGATTGTAGGGAACCGCACGAATGCCCATCAGCTTGCAATTGAAGCGGGTGCTGCTGTGCTGATAACAGGCGGCTTTGACACGGACGAGCATGTCAAAAAAATTGCCGATGAGGCAGAGCTTCCGATTATTTCAACGAGCTATGACACCTTTACTGTTGCAACCATGATCAACAGGGCCATTTACGATCAGCTTATTAAAAAAGAAATTGTTCTTGTAGAAGACATCTTAACATCACTGGACAAGACCGTATGCCTGAAAACAACCGATCCAATTGAAGAATGGTACCAGAATAATTATAAAACAGGGCACGGCCGTTTTCCTGTTATCGATCATAATTTAAAAGTACAGGGAATGGTTACATCTAAAGATGTAATGGGGTATGAACGCCATGTCATTGTAGAAAAAGTGATGACGAAAAACCCGATTACCGTTATCGGAAAAACATCCGTGGCATCTGCAGCTCAAATGATGGTCTGGGAAGGCATCGAAGTATTGCCTGTTGTCGATCATAACAATCGTCTTGAAGGAATGATCAGCCGTCAGGATGTGCTCCAGGCGCTGCAGATGATTCAAAGACAACCTCAAATCGGCGAAAAACTGGATGATATTGTGACAAACCAATTTGTGGTGATTGCCGAGGATGCAAAAAAGGCAAATGTTTATCGCTTCCAGGTCAGTCCCCAAATGACCAATCATCTTGGCACGATTTCTTATGGAGTATTTACAACAGTCGTCACAGAAGCAACCAACCGCTATTTGCGTACACAAAAAAAAGGCGAAATTGTTGTTGAGAATATAACCATTTATTTTATGAAGCCTGTTCAGATGGATAGTATGCTTGAGGTTCACCCGAAAATACTTGAAGTCGGACGCAAGTTTGGAAAAATAGATGTTGAAGTGTTCAGCAATGGCGTTGTTGTCGGAAAAGCGATGATGATGGTTCAGCTTATTGAGAGAAGTTAA
- a CDS encoding metal-dependent hydrolase, which yields MKVSYHGHSVVKIQTDKHTIVIDPFINGNGQTDLKVEDLKVDVILLTHGHNDHVGDTIQLAKQNNALVVAPFELATYLGWKGLNVHPMHIGGSHKFDFGTVKLTQAFHGSSYEEEDQKIIYTGMPAGILFKKDGKTVYHAGDTGLYSDMKLLGEFEDIDLAFLPIGDNFTMGPEDAAIAAKWIKAKTVVPMHYNTFPVIEQDPKDFVSRLTGKTGKVMEAGESIKL from the coding sequence ATGAAAGTTTCATACCATGGACATTCAGTTGTAAAAATTCAAACGGATAAACATACGATTGTCATTGATCCATTTATAAATGGAAATGGCCAGACAGACTTGAAGGTTGAAGATTTGAAAGTTGATGTTATTTTACTGACACATGGTCATAACGACCACGTCGGTGATACCATTCAGCTTGCGAAACAAAACAATGCCCTGGTTGTTGCTCCTTTTGAACTTGCTACATATTTAGGATGGAAAGGATTAAATGTTCATCCTATGCACATTGGCGGATCGCACAAATTTGATTTTGGAACGGTTAAATTAACACAGGCATTTCATGGTTCAAGCTATGAGGAAGAGGATCAAAAAATCATTTATACAGGCATGCCGGCTGGCATTCTCTTTAAAAAAGACGGGAAAACGGTTTATCATGCAGGGGATACAGGTCTCTATTCAGATATGAAACTACTTGGCGAATTTGAAGATATAGATCTTGCCTTTTTGCCGATCGGGGATAATTTTACAATGGGTCCTGAGGATGCGGCGATTGCAGCGAAGTGGATTAAAGCAAAGACAGTAGTTCCCATGCATTATAATACGTTTCCTGTCATTGAACAGGATCCAAAAGATTTTGTCAGCAGGCTCACAGGCAAAACCGGAAAAGTCATGGAAGCAGGAGAATCTATTAAACTATAA
- a CDS encoding helix-turn-helix domain-containing protein, protein MIAGTKLRQLREERSIPLGLLAKYLNISVRILISIERNKKNLTADQIAKVCELFEINKSDLL, encoded by the coding sequence ATGATTGCTGGTACGAAACTTCGGCAGCTTAGAGAAGAACGCAGTATCCCCCTAGGGCTATTAGCCAAATATCTAAATATTTCAGTCAGAATACTTATTTCCATTGAGAGAAATAAAAAAAATTTAACTGCTGATCAAATTGCGAAAGTCTGCGAACTGTTTGAAATTAATAAAAGTGACTTGCTGTAG
- a CDS encoding argininosuccinate synthase, with translation MNINKKVVLAYSGGLDTSVAIKWLQDQGYEVIACCLDVGEGKDLAFIQSKALQVGASKSYVIDAKTEFADEFALVALQSHALYEGKYPLISALSRPLIAKKLVEVAEQENAIAVAHGCTGKGNDQVRFEVSIKALNPDLEVLAPVREWSWSREEEIQYAQENNIPIPINLGSPFSIDQNLWGRSNECGVLEDPWAAPPEEAYDLTNSIENTPDTPDMVEIEFEQGVPVSLNGASYPLSELILHLNALAGKHGVGRIDHVENRLVGIKSREVYECPAAITLLKAHKELEDLTLVKEVAHFKPVIEMKLTELIYNGLWFSPLKDALLGFLKETQTYVTGTVRVKLFKGHAIVEGRKSAYSLYDEKLATYTTDDSFDHQAAVGFISLYGLPTKVSSMVQGKKKVNV, from the coding sequence TTGAATATAAATAAAAAAGTAGTATTGGCTTATTCAGGCGGTTTAGATACATCAGTAGCAATCAAGTGGCTTCAGGATCAAGGGTATGAAGTGATTGCATGCTGTTTGGATGTCGGTGAAGGAAAAGACCTTGCATTTATTCAAAGCAAAGCTCTGCAGGTCGGAGCTTCTAAATCATACGTAATTGATGCTAAAACAGAATTTGCTGATGAATTTGCATTGGTTGCTCTTCAATCACATGCTTTATATGAAGGCAAATACCCGCTTATATCTGCCCTGTCACGTCCGTTGATAGCTAAAAAGCTTGTAGAGGTTGCTGAGCAGGAGAATGCCATCGCAGTTGCGCACGGCTGTACAGGAAAAGGCAATGATCAGGTTCGGTTTGAAGTATCTATTAAAGCTTTGAACCCTGACCTTGAAGTGCTTGCTCCAGTCCGCGAGTGGAGCTGGTCGCGTGAGGAAGAAATTCAATATGCACAGGAAAATAATATTCCGATTCCAATTAATCTAGGAAGTCCGTTTTCAATTGATCAGAACTTATGGGGCAGAAGCAATGAGTGCGGAGTTCTTGAAGATCCATGGGCAGCTCCTCCCGAAGAAGCATATGACCTGACAAATTCGATTGAGAATACACCTGATACACCTGACATGGTGGAAATCGAATTTGAACAGGGTGTGCCGGTTTCATTAAATGGTGCTTCTTATCCACTGTCAGAGTTAATTCTTCATTTAAATGCACTTGCAGGAAAGCATGGAGTCGGAAGAATTGATCATGTAGAAAACCGCCTTGTTGGGATTAAATCGCGTGAAGTATATGAATGTCCGGCTGCAATTACACTGCTTAAAGCTCATAAAGAATTAGAAGATCTGACTCTTGTAAAAGAAGTGGCACACTTTAAACCTGTTATTGAAATGAAGCTTACAGAGCTCATTTATAACGGTTTATGGTTTTCGCCGCTCAAGGATGCCCTGCTTGGTTTCCTGAAAGAGACACAAACATATGTAACAGGAACGGTTCGGGTAAAACTCTTTAAAGGTCATGCCATTGTTGAAGGAAGAAAATCTGCATACTCTCTTTATGATGAAAAGCTTGCAACATATACAACTGATGATTCGTTTGACCATCAGGCAGCAGTCGGTTTCATCTCTCTTTATGGACTTCCTACCAAAGTCAGCAGCATGGTACAGGGAAAAAAGAAGGTGAACGTATGA